The genomic stretch TCATAGCAGCCGATTACGGCAATAATCAACGCAAAAAATCCACTCTTTACTAATCCGCCAAACACATCTTTGAAAGCAAGCGCAGAAACTGTTTGGTTAACATATCGAACGCTAGCGATATCCAGCGTTGCTATAGAAATAAAATATCCGCCGAGAATGCCGATGAAATCTGCTATAATTGTAAGACAGGGCAGCATGATAAGCATCGCCAAGGTTTTTGGAACGACTAAATAACTTATGGTATTTAGCCCCATGGTTTTCAACGCGTCAATTTCTTCCGACACTTTCATTGTGCCGATTTCTGCGGTAATTGCTGAACCGCTGCGCCCTGTAATAACAATTGCAGTCAAGAGCGGGGCCAGTTCCCGTGTTATTGAAACGGCTGTTAAATTCGCCACATAAATTATAGCTCCGAATTGCTTGAGCTGATAGGCTGATTGCATCGCAATGATGAGGCCAACAAAAAATGCAATTAAACAAACAATGGGCAAGGATTCATAACCCATCCTGACCATTTGTACAAAAGTGCTTTTCCATCTGATACTCTTTCCTTTATAAGGGGCTACAAAAATCCAGTAAAACGTATCAGAAACAAGACTGGAAATGCGGCTTAAATGTCCAAAAAATGAATTTGCACCACGTCCGATACTACCAAAAAATTTAATTACAATTTCCATTTATTCAAAAATTTTCCTTTGCATCTTCAATTGATTCATATATATCAAATACTTTGTCTAATCTACTAAGCACAAAGACGTTCTTAACCGCGTCTCGCAAATTTGCTAATTTCAGTTTGCCTTCATATTTGCCGACTTGCTGCAAAGCCTCCACCAGGGTCGCAACTCCGGAACTGTCCATGTATTTTACTTTTGCCAAATCTACAAGGATGGCTTTATTTTGAGCCTTGGTCATTTCCAGAAGTGCCTTGCGTAAAGCAGGTGACGAATACAGGTCTACCTCGCCATCAATTTCTATTATAGTAACAGAATCCTCGCTTTTGGTTTTTACGTCTAACATTATTTCTCCTTCTTCCCCGGAAAATACTTAACCATTGTGAGCTGATTCCCAACTTCAAAGGAATTGTCATAGTTAACTACATCCATTGTACTTTTTATGAGATGAACTCCCAGGCCACCTGGCCGTATTTCATTCAGGTCTCTTGACTTAATTGTTTTCGGATCCACTTTTTCGCCAAAATCCCGCAAGACAACTTCCAACCTATCTTCAAGGATTCTGAAATTGACAACGATCAATTCATTTTTTGCGCCGTTGTATGTATGCTTGATTATATTGGAAGCGGCTTCATCGACAGCGATTGTGACGGCGTTAGATTCTTCGTTGGAAAAGCCACAGATTTTACTTATATGGGAGATCCCGCTTCGAATTATTTTCAAAAATTGAGGATCACTCGGCAGTTTTATCTCAATTTCATTCAAAGAATCTCTCCCTAACAATGATTGGTGTTGACTGATAACTGCCTAACGATCCTGAAGTTAATTCCAGTGCATTGCCAGAACTGTGAGATCATCATGCTGGTCTGTCCCTTTGGCAAAAACTTGAACATCCTTTATTAAAGATTCTACAATCTCTTCAGCAGTTCCTTTGGATTTGGAGAGCAGTTCTAATGTTCGGTTTAAAGAATATTCTTCTCCGGCGCTGTTTTTCGCCTCAATAATTCCGTCCGTAATGGACACGAGAAAATCGCCTTTTTTTAATTGAACCGAGGTTTCTTCGAACTCCAACTCAGGAGCAATACCCAGAGGAATCGTTTTGGCGCCTGAAAGCAATTCAATTTTACGTTTAGAACTCATTTTAATATACGGGATGTGTCCGGCATTTGAGTACATAAACTTGCCGTCTTCAGAATTCAATATTCCATACTGCATCGTAACGAACATTCCCCGGCGGCTTCTCTCGACCAGCAATCTGTTCAGCGATTTGAAAACAGCCGAGGGCAACCTGGACCGCTGGGCATGTTGTCGAAAATCGCTAACCAGTCTGGCCATGTAAAGCGCCGCCGGCACGCCTTTTCCGGTCACGTCACCCACAGCAATCCCAAGTGTGTGGCTGTCAAATTGAATAAAATCGTAGAGGTCGCCTCCAACCATTGCGGCAGGCAAACTTTTGGCTGCAATTGAAAACTGTGAGTTTACCAAATCGGGAAGAATTTCCGGCATGAAACTTTCCTGAATTATCCTGGCCGATTCCAGCTCATGCTGCAGCCGCTGCTGCTCCATTTGCAGCTTGTGCATCCGAGTATTCTCGATTGCCATGGCCACCTGACGGCAAAAAGTAGAAAACAAATCCAAGTCGTCATTGTCAAAAGGCTTACCATCGAGGCGGTTGATTACCTCCGCAACGCCAATAACTTTATTTTTAACCATTAAAGGAGCTGCCAGAATAGATTTTGTCTGAAATCCAGTTGAGCTATCTGTCTTCGAGGAAAATCTCGAGTCGTCTGAAACGTCAGGGATAATTTGCGGTTTACCGTGCAAGGCCACCCAGCCGGCGATTCCCTCGCCGATCTTTAACTGTATTTTCTTGACTTGTTCCCCTACCTCCCCCAACGCAACGGTACATTCTAAACTGTCTCCTTCGTCATTGAGCAGCATCACGGAGCTGGCTGCCGCTTTCATAACGCTCTGGGCTTTTTCCATAACAAGTCTAATCAGCGCATCTAATTCGAGCGTGGAATTGATAATAATACTGGTTTCAATTAAGCTTGAGAGATCTGAAACTTTGGAACGCAGGTAGGCAAGTTCCTTTGATAAATCCTCTGAACCTTCGGGAGAGGATAAAATATTTCCCTGCTCATATTCTGCCATAGTGAAGCAATGTAAGTACATTTTTATTAATGTTTGAATTAAAAAAGATAGAACAAAACCACTAAAAATGCAAGCAAAAAAGCGAAACACTATTATTTACAGTTTTAAACATCCTGAGAAAACGGGTAAATTTAGGATAGAAGTTGACTCAAATGAAATGTACTAAATTCGACCAATGGTACGATTTTACACAGTTATTTTTTTGATTAAAGAAAATACGCAACCAAGTGCTAACGCGTGTAAATGCAATGGTATATCTAAGTCATTGCTTTATTGGCACATTTGTTGCGTAATTTTAAAATATTTATCTGATTTTTTCTTAGAAAACAACTCGAAAAACATCCAGAAATTAGTCGGTTAAGATGACTCCTTTAGACAATTCAATCCTTGATAACAAATACGAGATCGTTCATGAGATCAAAAGAGGTGGATTTGGAATCGTATATTTTGGTTTGGATAAGAGACTTAACAAGCCGATTGCGATTAAAAAAATTGTTCCCGACCTCGTGGGGGAAGAAAATTTCCTTGAGATGTTTCACGAGGAGGCGCTGAATGTAGCAAGGTTGAATCACAATAATATTGTCCATATTTA from candidate division KSB1 bacterium encodes the following:
- a CDS encoding STAS domain-containing protein, whose translation is MLDVKTKSEDSVTIIEIDGEVDLYSSPALRKALLEMTKAQNKAILVDLAKVKYMDSSGVATLVEALQQVGKYEGKLKLANLRDAVKNVFVLSRLDKVFDIYESIEDAKENF
- a CDS encoding ABC transporter permease translates to MEIVIKFFGSIGRGANSFFGHLSRISSLVSDTFYWIFVAPYKGKSIRWKSTFVQMVRMGYESLPIVCLIAFFVGLIIAMQSAYQLKQFGAIIYVANLTAVSITRELAPLLTAIVITGRSGSAITAEIGTMKVSEEIDALKTMGLNTISYLVVPKTLAMLIMLPCLTIIADFIGILGGYFISIATLDIASVRYVNQTVSALAFKDVFGGLVKSGFFALIIAVIGCYEGLNVEGGAEGVGKSTTKSVVTSIFLIIAADVFFTGLFYATF
- a CDS encoding ATP-binding protein codes for the protein MNEIEIKLPSDPQFLKIIRSGISHISKICGFSNEESNAVTIAVDEAASNIIKHTYNGAKNELIVVNFRILEDRLEVVLRDFGEKVDPKTIKSRDLNEIRPGGLGVHLIKSTMDVVNYDNSFEVGNQLTMVKYFPGKKEK
- a CDS encoding PP2C family protein-serine/threonine phosphatase, producing the protein MYLHCFTMAEYEQGNILSSPEGSEDLSKELAYLRSKVSDLSSLIETSIIINSTLELDALIRLVMEKAQSVMKAAASSVMLLNDEGDSLECTVALGEVGEQVKKIQLKIGEGIAGWVALHGKPQIIPDVSDDSRFSSKTDSSTGFQTKSILAAPLMVKNKVIGVAEVINRLDGKPFDNDDLDLFSTFCRQVAMAIENTRMHKLQMEQQRLQHELESARIIQESFMPEILPDLVNSQFSIAAKSLPAAMVGGDLYDFIQFDSHTLGIAVGDVTGKGVPAALYMARLVSDFRQHAQRSRLPSAVFKSLNRLLVERSRRGMFVTMQYGILNSEDGKFMYSNAGHIPYIKMSSKRKIELLSGAKTIPLGIAPELEFEETSVQLKKGDFLVSITDGIIEAKNSAGEEYSLNRTLELLSKSKGTAEEIVESLIKDVQVFAKGTDQHDDLTVLAMHWN